One window from the genome of Poecilia reticulata strain Guanapo linkage group LG9, Guppy_female_1.0+MT, whole genome shotgun sequence encodes:
- the asb6 gene encoding ankyrin repeat and SOCS box protein 6 — protein MPFLHGFRRIIYEYQPLVNAVMRVVGIEEEESNNENGPEEESSRCSSLVELLEQESQSEVFLEGISYALFKVAEGGLVYAAKILLRYGADINFEDPVSYYNPLHIAVLRNRPNMVRLLVGHGADIEKRDRIHESSPLDLASEESERLPCLITLLDLGADVNSRDKHGKTPLLHALASSDGLTVHNTENIRLLLERGADVNAATVDGETVESSLVFLVKEALDASAEDAAEIGKFCLKATQLLLSHGVDPSCCLNEDGEASLTQTSLEHFDLLFPLAVLLIQSGASLVCSHHSSSCWSGYSLLFQRLQTALLRCTDQSHAAELLEQAEMLLDLARVNVPTLNLPSRPELPVANLDSHPYAQALIGLHNRVVEREGSPPPLRCLSRSFIRSYLQPWPLVDRVKALPLPDRLKDFLLPELTYTPKAGWACFKPQHTQG, from the exons ATGCCTTTCCTACATGGGTTCCGGCGGATCATCTATGAGTATCAGCCGCTTGTTAACGCTGTTATGCGTGTGGTTGGGATTGAAGAAGAAGAGAGCAATAATGAAAACGG TCCTGAGGAAGAGTCCAGTCGGTGTAGCTCTttggtggagctgctggagcaAGAGTCCCAGTCTGAGGTGTTCCTGGAAGGCATCAGCTATGCCCTGTTTAAAGTGGCAGAGGGGGGACTGGTGTATGCAGCCAAGATCCTCCTACGATATGGAGCTGATATAAATTTTGAAG ACCCTGTGTCATACTACAATCCTCTACATATAGCCGTTTTAAGGAACAGGCCAAACATGGTGAGGCTGCTGGTTGGACATGGAGCAGACATTGAAAAGAGGGACAGG ATCCACGAGAGCAGTCCCTTGGACCTTGCGAGTGAAGAGTCAGAGAGACTGCCTTGCCTGATCACATTGCTGGACCTTGGTGCTGATGTAAATTCAAGGGACAAACATG GGAAAACGCCTTTGCTCCACGCATTAGCTAGCAGCGACGGGCTGACCGTGCACAACACAGAGAACATCCGGCTTTTACTGGAGAGAG GGGCCGACGTCAATGCTGCTACAGTAGACGGCGAAACGGTGGAGTCGTCCTTGGTGTTCCTGGTGAAGGAGGCTCTGGATGCCAGCGCCGAGGATGCCGCCGAGATCGGTAAATTCTGCCTCAAGGCCACGCAGCTCCTACTGTCCCACGGCGTGGACCCCAGCTGCTGCCTGAACGAGGACGGCGAGGCCTCGCTGACTCAGACGAGCCTGGAGCACTTCGACTTGCTCTTTCCTCTGGCCGTGCTCCTGATCCAGAGCGGAGCCTCTCTGGTCTGCTCCCACCACAGTTCCTCCTGTTGGTCGGGTTACAGCCTGCTCTTCCAGAGGCTTCAAACCGCCCTGCTGCGCTGCACCGATCAGAGTCACGCCGCTGAGCTCTTGGAGCAGGCGGAGATGTTGCTGGACTTGGCGAGGGTAAATGTCCCAACGCTGAATCTGCCTTCGAGGCCAGAGCTCCCTGTGGCCAACCTGGACTCTCACCCGTACGCTCAGGCTCTAATAGGTCTACACAATCGCGTAGTGGAGCGTGAAGGAAGCCCCCCGCCTCTACGTTGCCTGTCTAGGTCATTCATAAGGAGCTACCTACAGCCCTGGCCACTGGTGGACAGAGTAAAAGCATTGCCTTTACCAGACAGACTGAAAGACTTTCTGCTTCCAGAGCTCACCTACACCCCAAAGGCTGGCTGGGCCTGCTTCAAACCCCAACACACTCAGGGTTAA